The nucleotide window tgaaaaaaataatgttgattgtacctccaggacaattCAGACATGTATTTCTCCactagatgttgatggaatctctgtagatgtgtttgtgtcttcgatagaatttgttgattgattcatATTTGTGGTAGAATAATCTATATAAGCTTCTGCTACGGTACGAAGAAGCCCACCCACCATGCTTTTTTAACATTAGAAGGTCTGCGCCAGTATCAGCTAAAAGGGATGCTGAGATGCGTCTAAAACGGTGGCCTGTATAATCTTCTGGATTTTGTATATGTAGATGTTTAGCAATATTACATGATATCTTACTAAAGGTATAAATTCCCACAACTTGGGTTGAACACTTGCTTTTATGATAGCTGagaaagaaatttgaataatttgtgtGTGGAGGTCTCAATCCTAAGCACAGACCACACCAGACACGCAACTCAATAATCTGGAAGTGGCAGACGAGAGAAACAGTTGTTGTTCTTCTCTCTCATCGCGATATAAAACGTACCTAGGTGGCGCTCTTTTCCGACGAATAGcgggatttttaattttgaattaaaatttaatttaaaatgtttttaaacatgtagaaaaataattgagacAAAAATTGAGCTTTGTCAAATTGTATTTGCATAAGTACAACAAagattcacaataataataatgctatGCCACATCTTTTCATAACAAACACAGACTGAATGAGAACTAGTAACATTAGATCATAGGGATTCcaagaaaactgaaacaaaacgTTATGCAAGAGGACAAAGTTGTTTGTAAATGTGGACCCAATGAATCAGAATTTGATGGTACTGTAGGTGTATGAATTGTCCAAGAAGTAGACATTTAAtggtattgttattatttatgcaaaatttttctttttgtgcgTGCTGACATTTGCCGGCTGGCTTCAGATCTTAAATTTCGGACAAGTCTTGTACAGTACCATGGGATTCCGATTCTACATAtagttttaagtaaaaaatctttcaaaaaataaaaatgttcctcACAAGTAATAAATGAGAGATCAATTTCATGGTTAAGCAAATTTGTTGCTACATCTTGTAGGTTATTCTTTTCACAAATAATCGGTAGTTTATTCTCTAAAACTGTACTGTACCTGTGGTTCtggctttattatatattgggatataatgtttacttttttatttgctatCTGGTCCAGtccctaaaattattattttcattgtaaaatacaaacctaattaatattagaatacaACCTTCATAACATGGTCCTTCTGGACTTCCAGAATTGTGGGCACTGCATCAGCTTTCAAACGTAAAACTGAGGTACACGGCACAAATCTATCTTTTGTGAAATGCTCATTGCAGATTCTAACATGGCCACATAGTGGTCTATATTTCATTCCCATAGCTTCCTGCCATATTTGCGACCTGTAACACACATGTAATTATTGTACATTGTAAAATAGCAacctgttttttagtttcatctGGTACAGCTCGATTTTAATCTTTGCAGTAAGGAAACCtcagtaataaaaaaccaaacattCATCTAACATGCATAAACGTATGGGTACTTGCACaacaagataataaattttctgtttacctGTCTGCGCTACGGGGAAAGCAAAATAAATGCTTTACGTCGTCTTCAGAATTACCGCACACAatacaaaatctcattttccggtgaatgatgattattgaaaccacaCAAACCCACAAATAGAATCCAAGTGCATGTAGCGTGATGAACAAAACAGAACGGCGGGGTTTTACATGTGTCATTTCACATTCCATTTATTAATGTCAATTATGGTAGTGACATCTGTGTGCAAATAATGTAACTTTCGAAAgatttctgtaaatacaaaagcGCCTCTACAAACGTTTTGTAGTAAGTGTGATAAAGACAGATAAATACGATTTGTAATGTACTgaacaatgatgaaaaaaactgcCTTCTTTTTGGATCTACTTTCCCGTCTGGTGTGGTCTGTGATCCTAAGTATTTACGAAACAATTCGATGGAATTTATACCAagacaaattttgtttgttacagTTAAGATACGTTGTTGGCAGTTTTGGTTTCTGGTActgttataattgaaaaatcatttttatcctgaatatgattcaattttaattttcacaattcatcccATCGTAATCCACCTGCCACAGCTATTATTGGACGAATTTAAAAGACCACTACtctaataaatgataatttaaggTTATGGAAAATCATCGAATtaaaactgtcaactgtcaacattgaagtggctagagttaCATTTAaggttgtctactccagagcgtcccgaaagtgttttgcagtacggaactgtcacttttactacatggaacactcaaaacgcaactttcgttatgtaaatgaatacagaacgaacaattTTCAGATGGAGTcgtcttaaaaaaattatataaagttgTACAAGTAATTGACATTACAATAAATCATCAGAACATGTATTTTTGATCATTATAACCTTTATCTCATCTTACAATTGTTTGTAACAACCAAATTACGAGGTCTAAGAAGTATTTGGCGCAACAaagaaaacagtaaaatattgaaaaacattatatttatttttcaacgttatctccttttagctccatacacttatctcagcgatgttcaataagttcgataccatatttttaataagaatcgtTAAGCTATCAACTACCAGCCTCACCTCTCCATTGTTGGTAAATCTTTGACCACCCAGCCATTTTTCGAGTCTGGGGACTACATCTGGCAAAAAGTTTGTATGAATGAGCAATTCaagctttaattcattaatttttatcattgcaataacagatgtgcgagctgatgcattgtcttgataaaacaacactttcttcttaaccaaatgcggtcgtttttgcttgattacTTCACTCAAACGTTGTACTAAGTTCGCAAAATACTCctcgttgatagtttttcctttttcgaaataataaatgaaaattatctcacgcgcaTCTCGAAAAACAGACTCCATGAGCTTGCCTttagatggaacggtctttgccttctttgcaCCTGGTCTTCCCTTTTCAGGCCATTGTttggattgttttttttttgtttcggatgtgaagtgatggacccaagTGAAACAGTGTCAAGCACTCGTTGGAAACATTTTCACGgagctgtttttgttccattgtgagcataCGCGGCAATCATCTTGTACACAACTTTCTCATAGCCAAATTTTGAGCTAAAAGCGATGTAACGCACTATTTAAAATGCCTATTATATCTGCTAGCTCGTGCActcttaaaataattaaattctcTTTTCTTGCAAATGCTGACTGGTGTCTATTGAGTGGAGAAGTTTTTAATACATTTGAAACCTCTCTATCCGACCGTATCGTACCAGTAAGTAGCGTTTCtctttgtaataaatattcagcAAGCCGAGTGCTACTGTACCAATAATCTGTATAGAAAGAATAACCCAAGTTCAGTAAGTTTCTACCAAGATGAATTACTATTATTTCTGAAAGCGATAATCTATCATTATCAACCTCGTCAGGAAGAAGAAACTGCTGCTGACCTCGACCAGTTT belongs to Diorhabda carinulata isolate Delta chromosome X, icDioCari1.1, whole genome shotgun sequence and includes:
- the LOC130900568 gene encoding uncharacterized protein LOC130900568, translating into MRFCIVCGNSEDDVKHLFCFPRSADRSQIWQEAMGMKYRPLCGHVRICNEHFTKDRFVPCTSVLRLKADAVPTILEVQKDHVMKGLDQIANKKVNIISQYIIKPEPQVQYSFRE